In the Longimicrobium sp. genome, CTGCCGCGGGTGCTGCGCGACGCGCCGCCGCTCCCCGGCGAGGAGGCGCACTACGCCGAGATGCTGGCCGTCCTCGCCGCCGCGGCCGGTGACGACGCGCTCGCGAGCGCGGTGCTACACGAGGTTCGCATGGCCGACTGCGACGTGGTGGGTCCGCTGGCCGAGTTCCGCAACTACGGCGTCCCGCTCCCCCACCACTGGACCACCACCGAGAACGGCGCGGCCTTCGGCGCCGACTACTTCACCCGCACGGCCGTGGGGAGATCGGAGCTCCCGCTCAACCGCCCCAACGAGGTGAAGTGCTTCTGCCAGGACCGCGACGCGCACGGCGTGCGCCTCAACTCACGCTCGCGCTACGAGGTCACCTTCTTCAAGGGACGGCTTCCGCCCGTGCGGGGGCCGTGGTCGCTCGCCCTGTACGACGAGTGGCACTTTGCCCCGGCGAACGCCCTCGGCCGGCATTCCGTCGGCACCCGCAGCCACGATCTCCGCACGGCGGCGGACGGATCGGTCACCCTCTACCTGCAGCCCGACGAGCCCGACGATCCCGCGGACCGGGCGAACTGGCTCCCCTCGCCGCCGGGGCGCGACTTCTCCCTGGTGCTGCGCGCCTACTGGCCCGACGCCGCCATCCTCGACGGCAGGTGGACTCCGCCGCCGGTGGCCCGCGCGCCGGCGTGACCCGCCGCGCATCCCCGCCCACGGGCCGCTTCCGGCGACGGGAGCGGCCCGTCCGCGTTCCGGCCTGATCTCCTCCCCTCGTCCCCTCTCCCGGACCCCGTCCCCAACTCGTTCTCCCGGTCGCTGGCAAACCCGTGCAAGACCGCCGCGGCCTCTCCGGAATATGCTCAAGTCGAAGCGGCACAACGAGCTACGCGCTCTGGTGCGCCGCCGCGGCATGAACAGATGTGGTGTGCGATCCGCCCCTCCGCGGCACCCGCGGCGGCGCGGGACGGGTCGCGGCAGCCGCCCGGAGGGAGCGATGTTCGAGAAGGCCGTCAGGCGGCGGGCGGATCGGCGGATCGGCCTCGGGCCCCGCGAGATCGCGGCTTCCGTAGGTGCGCACGTGCTGGTGGCCGCCGCGATCGTCGCCACGCCGCCCGGGCAGCCCACCCCGGTCTCGACCGAGACGGCTACCATCCTCCTGCTCTACTCGCCGCCGCCGCCGCCGGCGCCCGCCCTGCCACGCCAGGTGCGCGCGCCCGCCCGCACCCGCACGCTGCAGCCCGGGCTGCTCCGCGCCGCGGCGCCTACGCCCGAGCCGCAGCGCCCGCGCGACGCGGTGGAGCCGCTCCTTCGCGCGCCGGTGGTTGCGGTGCTGCACCCGGGCGACCCGCCGGCGCTGGACCTGGCGCGCCTGCGCGGCCTGGGCGAGGCGGGCGCCGTTCCCGACAGCGGCGCCAGCCGGGCGGGCGCCGCCGGGAGCGCCGGGACGCCGGTGGTCGACGCCGGGGTCCTGGCCGAGCCCCCACAGATGGTGAACCGCCACGAGATCGCCCAGGTGCTCGGGCGGCTGTATCCCTTCCGCTTCCGCGTGCGGGGGACGGAGGGCGAGGTGGTGATGATGTTCATCATCGGGCTCGACGGCCGCGCGGAGATGGACAGCGTGCAGATCCTCTCGGCCACCGACCCCGGCTTCGTGGAGCCCACACTCAAGGGGCTGGCGCGGATGCGCTTCCGCCCCGCCGCGCTGAACGGCGTTCCCGTCCGGGTGCGCGCCACGCTTCCCGTCACCTGGATCCTCGGTGGATCCTGACGTTCAATTTGGGGAGAGGAAGTTCCTGAGTGCCCAGTGCCCAGTGCCCAGTGCCCAGTGCCCAGTGCACTCAGCACTCAATGAAGGTGGGTCGACCGTCGCCCGCCTTCGGGCGATGCGGGGGGATGGGGATGGAGACGGGTGGGAGGAGGAGGGCCGCCGAATCACCCCGGCGGCAGCGGCGCCGGGGCCAGCCCCGCGAACGCGGTGTGCGGAACCGGAAGGGTGCCGCGCAGCACCGCGGCGCCGGGCGCGCCCGAGAACACCAGCGCGGGCTCGCCGGCCATCGCGAACACCGTCTCGCCGGGGAGGTCCTCTACCGCCAGCTTCACGGCCTCGTCGAGCACCACGCCTGCCACCTCCGCGGCGCCGCTGGGCCCCACGAGCGCCACCAGCGCCGAGGTGGCCGGCGTGAGCAGGGCAGCCACGTCGCGCAGCTGGCCCTTCAGGGTGCGCGTGGCCCGCGCCGGCAGCGCGTCGTGCGGAACGGCCTCGAGCGCCGCGGCGCCTCCCATCAGCCCCAGCACCACGCCGGTCACCGACCACACCGCGAAGCCGCCGTCGCCGGCCCGTTCAGCCGCGGCCTGCACCAGCAGCGCGCCGTCGGGGCCCCGGGTGATGGCGGCCGCGTCGAGAATCCCCCGCGGCAGGTGGGCGCGCGCGCGGAGCACCGCGTCCAGCGCGCGCGAGGCGCCGGTACGGTCGCGGAAGGCGGCGGCAATCAGCTGCACGAACATGTCTGACACGGTGAGCACCTTCTCCGGCACGGTCCCCGCTTTGCGGCTGCGGACGGAAGATCGGGCAGCCACTCTCAGTGTTGCTCGCCGCCACCGTCGGGTCTTGTATGAAGTTGCAGGGCCACGCTGCGGACTGGCGCCGCGGCGCGGAGAACGGGAGGGGTGGGAAAAGGAGGTGCGAACGCTCCGGGAGGGCCTCTATGACCGCGCGCTCGGCGCCGCGTACCTGCAGGGCCTGTGGGAGGCGCTGGCGCGCGGCGAGGTGGACCACGCCTGAGGGCGCGACGTCGCGATCACTCCGGCAGCGCCGCGCGGATCCGCCGGAACACACGGACGGCGAGCCGTCCGGCATCGGCCTGGCCGCCCGCCGCGCTGCGCAGCACGATCACGCCGAAGCCGCGGCGGGTGTCGTACATCACCTGCGCCGTGTAGCCCGCCAGGTTCCCCGAGTGCCCCGCCGCCGTCACGTCACCCCAGCGGTACGCCTGGAACCCGAGGCCGTAGCCGTAGTCCAGGCTCGCCGCCGCGGCCACCGGCACCGTTTCGCGGGCGGCCAGCGTCTCGGGGCGGAGGATTCCCGCCGGGCCGAAGCCGAGCTCGAACGCCACCAGCTTCGCCACGTCTCCCACCGTGGAGTAGAGCCCGCCGCTGGCAACGCCGAAGCCGAGCCCGGTGCGGTGGTCCTCGGCGGCGTCGGCGTAGTTGAGGGTGTCGGGGAGGAGCTCGTCCCAGTCCACGCCGGTGGCCAGCCGTCCGGCCAAGGCGGGGGTCAACTCGAAGCCCGAGCCGCTCATCCCCAGCGGGCGCAGGAGGTGGCGTTCCACCCAGGGCACGTAGCGCTCGCCCGACGCGCGCGCCAGGGCCGCGGCCAGGATGGCGTAGCCGATGTTCGAGTAGCGGTAGCGCGTGCCCGGGGGCGCCGCGTAGCTCGTCGCCGGGAGCGCGGCCGCGAGCGACCGTTCCCACTCCGCGGGCAGGCCCCGCTGCGAACGGCGCCCGTCGTCCGGGTCGCGCGCGAGCCCCGA is a window encoding:
- a CDS encoding energy transducer TonB, translating into MFEKAVRRRADRRIGLGPREIAASVGAHVLVAAAIVATPPGQPTPVSTETATILLLYSPPPPPAPALPRQVRAPARTRTLQPGLLRAAAPTPEPQRPRDAVEPLLRAPVVAVLHPGDPPALDLARLRGLGEAGAVPDSGASRAGAAGSAGTPVVDAGVLAEPPQMVNRHEIAQVLGRLYPFRFRVRGTEGEVVMMFIIGLDGRAEMDSVQILSATDPGFVEPTLKGLARMRFRPAALNGVPVRVRATLPVTWILGGS
- a CDS encoding serine hydrolase domain-containing protein, which gives rise to MPPLALLAIPAAILLDTVRPPVLGPEIFRAADSIAAAEFAKDSLGSISVGIVSGPALVWTASYGFEDRARTRPATPATVYRVASLTKQLTAIMLLQLAEAGRLQLSDPAERWLPEIRRVRGRPPGSAPPTLVQLATMTSGLARDPDDGRRSQRGLPAEWERSLAAALPATSYAAPPGTRYRYSNIGYAILAAALARASGERYVPWVERHLLRPLGMSGSGFELTPALAGRLATGVDWDELLPDTLNYADAAEDHRTGLGFGVASGGLYSTVGDVAKLVAFELGFGPAGILRPETLAARETVPVAAAASLDYGYGLGFQAYRWGDVTAAGHSGNLAGYTAQVMYDTRRGFGVIVLRSAAGGQADAGRLAVRVFRRIRAALPE